A genomic window from Populus nigra chromosome 7, ddPopNigr1.1, whole genome shotgun sequence includes:
- the LOC133698324 gene encoding germin-like protein subfamily 1 member 16 produces the protein MMKVANLIAVFIPLALASSFVTAYDPSPLQDFCVAIDDATSAVLVNGKLCKNPSLATPDDFSYSGLDVPGNISNQLGARVNIITADLMPGLNTLGVSLARIDLAPNGGLNPPHYHPRGSEVLLVLEGTLYAGFVTSNPDHRLFTKILKPGDLFVFPFGLIHFQLNIGKTPAVAIAALTSQNPGVITVANAIFGASWPLYPEVLTTGFHLDKKLVEDLQSQEWVNPT, from the exons ATGATGAAAGTTGCTAATTTGATAGCAGTTTTTATTCCCTTGGCTCTGGCTTCCTCATTTGTCACTGCCTATGACCCCAGCCCCCTCCAAGACTTCTGCGTAGCAATAGATGATGCTACTTCTGCTG TTCTTGTTAATGGAAAATTGTGTAAGAATCCAAGCCTCGCCACTCCTGATGATTTCTCGTACTCGGGGCTTGATGTTCCTGGAAACATATCAAATCAACTTGGAGCACGTGTTAATATCATTACAGCCGATCTGATGCCTGGGCTTAACACTCTTGGCGTATCTTTAGCACGGATAGACTTGGCGCCAAACGGTGGCCTAAACCCTCCACATTATCACCCCAGAGGATCGGAGGTTCTGCTGGTTTTGGAAGGCACTCTTTATGCTGGCTTTGTCACCTCAAATCCTGATCATCGTCTCTTTACCAAAATCCTAAAACCAGGAGATCTCTTTGTCTTCCCATTCGGCCTCATTCACTTTCAATTGAATATTGGAAAGACTCCTGCCGTTGCTATTGCTGCACTAACAAGCCAAAATCCAGGAGTAATCACAGTAGCAAATGCAATCTTTGGAGCCAGTTGGCCTCTTTATCCTGAAGTTCTCACCACAGGATTCCATTTGGATAAAAAACTTGTGGAGGATCTCCAGAGTCAAGAATGGGTGAACCCTACATAA